One Pichia kudriavzevii chromosome 3, complete sequence genomic window carries:
- a CDS encoding uncharacterized protein (PKUD0C01100; similar to Saccharomyces cerevisiae YIL002C (INP51); ancestral locus Anc_7.142), giving the protein MPWCSKENLSVVVNIFLQHYEVIKKNLLLIKLLFLALWFINAYIKPSSFSDVRFLFSLENSSQHLGEVTQISMDVYFNDQSHTMVIVSNNYALVLIDNMNFENYPAISSSSQSSSNIPKCIIEFIPKEAVPLQSFRKIQSGVHGCLGLVCLKNVMYVGFISGRRKLGPIIPDVYVNQLISTVFINFQGEVSSLYSQSAHGQLTLYQSDEGYENTEASPLTSRITSIMKLLQTGTFYYSNDTDLAVKAQDWGIVNKKGYTYTTINNLIDDYAGRFVWNSNLINELSIFRRRLSNEEQIAFDEGRFCTTLIRGYVDRQNFGENGDKWMTIISRQDSRKEGHIFGPSCMDDDGNVSNFAETEVMVYTGEYLVSFIILKGNVPLFWKLDSHLISTKIEFPRSLDGTKHAFNRFFETLCLEYNMIYVLDALSTKGSQPELSSRFMSAITELQHERKDLLVTYKKLEHIGSLSSRLKGKNEYLGLLLQDTHIHEALDDYSAFRFSLLDWNVTDTQSGVFLISTLDSNERSNVIECKISEMILEKMFGSGFNAEILLKHNALWEANGNALRKLSDSYNNSIKTKNKTGGIMGKMAEQGLKYAGHGKKYVSNAGNSHLSSSSGNKMGKQDQFDKLLGRKSKEIQVELIDPIHDYVLHGLAERRKEFTSFKDLRIYALTYNINGVLYNGDLTDLVFPEKETYDEYDLIAIALEEVIELSPKKTLTIDMRTRTFWEKRFKETLNSQKNGKDYTLLRGEQLGGVLLLIYASTSTIDNIKNVETSVKKTGFKGISANKGGVAITFTFSTHSRLCFVASHLAAGQSNSKERHHDYKTLANGLTFKKCRSIRDADILIWMGDLNYRVSLPNSTVRKLLGYQAPSFPMKNRSSESISSYESYYSSLEEEEDDKEEEDESFIGDITAGLLGHDKLVQSEETKMEAENEARLKDEIFERERDANMINKELENNSSSGCHIIVDNSENSSLHNSTSNTIKESDTSQVHDVSTIDNNGILRPPARLPVAFSRSEEKVNMLTPQLTVTEANEEEEGKEGKAITQLLEFDQLNFQMANGQSFPFFDEMEIKFKPTYKYDKGTDTFDSSEKQRVPSWTDRILSFTKNKRVTTLEQLRYNSIPQYVFSDHKPVYAIFSTRLEIVDEVIKSKVEKELYDITKQKFYANDKNGSVLSPSFINSLYAESKYSTTKQGLPPPSTKALRWWINNSDSSNTAKVKINFSELDSGEYLINPNLPKNPFLITDEEWFIKAD; this is encoded by the coding sequence ATGCCCTGGTGTAGTAAGGAAAATCTGTCTGTAGTAGTTAATATATTTTTACAACACTATGAAgtcatcaaaaaaaatctacTATTAATAAAGCTGTTGTTTCTCGCTTTGTGGTTTATCAATGCTTACATAAAACCTTCAAGTTTCTCCGATGTACgattcttgttttctctgGAAAACAGCAGCCAGCACCTAGGAGAAGTTACACAGATTAGTATGGACGTGTATTTCAATGACCAGTCGCATACAATGGTAATTGTTTCCAACAATTATGCTTTGGTGCTTATTGACAACATGAACTTTGAGAACTATCCagcaatttcttcaagcaGCCAAAGCAGCAGTAATATTCCCAAATGTATCATCGAATTTATTCCGAAGGAGGCAGTTCCTTTACAAAGCTTTCGAAAAATCCAAAGTGGGGTGCATGGCTGTCTAGGATTAGTTTGTCTGAAAAATGTGATGTACGTTGGGTTTATTAGCGGTAGACGAAAACTTGGACCTATTATTCCGGACGTTTACGTCAATCAATTGATCAGTACCGTTTTCATAAACTTTCAAGGCGaagtttcttctttatataGCCAAAGTGCACATGGCCAGCTAACCTTATATCAAAGTGATGAAGGTTATGAGAATACAGAAGCTTCGCCGTTGACTAGTAGAATCACTTCAATCATGAAACTACTTCAAACAGGTACTTTTTACTATTCAAATGATACTGACTTGGCTGTAAAGGCACAGGATTGGGGAATTGTCAACAAGAAAGGTTACACGTATACAACCATAAACAATTTAATTGATGATTATGCGGGGAGGTTTGTGTGGAACAGCAATTTGATAAACGAATTATCTATATTTAGAAGACGACTCTCTAACGAGGAGCAGATTGCTTTTGACGAGGGAAGGTTTTGCACGACATTGATTCGGGGATATGTGGATCGGCaaaattttggagaaaacGGTGACAAGTGGATGACAATAATATCGAGACAGGACTCTAGAAAAGAAGGGCACATATTCGGTCCGTCATGTATGGATGATGATGGGAACGTTTCCAATTTTGCAGAAACAGAAGTGATGGTATACACAGGAGAATATCTTGTGAGTTTTATAATACTTAAAGGTAATGTTCCCTTGTTTTGGAAATTAGATAGCCATTTGATATCTACTAAAATTGAATTCCCAAGATCTTTAGATGGCACGAAACATGCATTCAACCGATTTTTTGAAACTCTGTGCTTGGAGTATAATATGATATATGTATTAGATGCGTTGAGCACAAAGGGAAGCCAGCCTGAGTTGAGTAGTCGATTTATGTCTGCGATTACTGAATTACAACATGAGCGTAAAGATCTCTTGGTGACCTACAAGAAGTTGGAGCATATAGGATCATTAAGCAGTCGTTTGAAAGGAAAGAATGAATACCTCGGTCTACTATTGCAGGATACTCATATACACGAAGCACTGGATGACTATTCGGCTTTCAGGTTTTCACTTTTAGATTGGAATGTTACTGACACACAATCGGGTGTGTTTCTTATCAGCACACTAGACTCTAATGAACGTTCTAATGTAATTGAATGTAAAATCAGTGAAATGATTCTAGAAAAAATGTTCGGTTCAGGTTTCAATGCAGAAATACTACTGAAACACAATGCATTATGGGAAGCCAATGGTAATGCATTGCGAAAACTATCAGATTCTTATAACAATTCTATCAAgaccaaaaataaaactggTGGAATCATGGGCAAAATGGCAGAACAAGGTCTCAAATACGCTGGTCATGGCAAGAAATACGTTTCAAATGCAGGAAACTCACATTTGAGTTCAAGCAGCGGTAATAAAATGGGCAAGCAGGATCAATTTGATAAGTTATTAGGTAggaaaagcaaagaaataCAAGTTGAGCTAATAGACCCTATCCACGATTACGTCCTGCATGGATTGGCTGAACGAAGGAAGGAATTCACCTCGTTTAAAGATTTACGAATCTATGCTCTTACATATAATATAAACGGGGTGCTCTATAATGGTGACCTCACCGATCTGGTATTTCCAGAGAAAGAAACATATGATGAGTACGATTTGATTGCCATTGCTTTGGAAGAAGTAATTGAGCTATCACCTAAGAAAACACTAACCATTGACATGAGAACCCGGACATTTTGGGAGAAAAGATTCAAGGAAACATTGAATTCTcaaaaaaatggtaaagATTATACACTACTCAGGGGTGAGCAATTAGGTGGTGTGCTTCTGTTAATATATGCGAGTACCAGCACTATAGATAACATTAAAAATGTCGAAACCAGTGTTAAAAAAACAGGCTTTAAAGGAATTAGTGCCAATAAAGGTGGTGTTGCCATTACATTTACGTTTTCCACACACTCAAGACTTTGCTTTGTAGCTTCACACTTGGCTGCAGGGCAAAGCAATAGTAAAGAAAGGCACCATGATTACAAAACCCTTGCAAATGGACTAACTTTTAAAAAATGCAGGAGCATTCGGGATGCAGATATATTGATTTGGATGGGCGATCTAAATTACCGAGTCAGTTTACCAAATAGCACAGTAAGAAAGCTATTGGGTTACCAGGCACCATCTTTCCCGATGAAGAACAGAAGTAGTGAAAGTATTTCTAGCTATGAATCGTACTATTCAAGTTTggaggaagaggaggacgataaagaggaagaagatgagAGCTTCATAGGAGATATAACTGCAGGTCTTCTGGGCCATGATAAGTTGGTCCAGAgtgaagaaacaaaaatggaagCTGAAAATGAAGCTAGATTAAAAgatgaaatatttgaacGTGAGAGAGACGCAAATATGATTAACAAGgaacttgaaaacaatTCGAGTTCAGGCTGCCATATCATTGTTGATAATTCAGAAAATTCGAGTCTACACAATTCTACTAGCAATACAATCAAAGAGTCTGATACTTCACAAGTACATGATGTCTCAACTATAGACAACAATGGGATACTGAGACCGCCAGCAAGATTACCGGTGGCATTCAGCagaagtgaagaaaaagttaATATGTTGACTCCACAGCTTACAGTTACAGAGGCgaatgaagaagaggaaggaaaagaagggaAAGCAATTACGCAGTTGTTGGAATTCGATCAGctaaattttcaaatggcTAATGGACAGtctttcccattttttgacgaaatggaaatcaaatttAAACCAACTTACAAATACGATAAAGGGACGGACACATTTGATTCTTCCGAAAAACAGCGTGTTCCTTCATGGACAGATAGAATCTTATCATTtacaaaaaacaaacgaGTGACCACTCTAGAGCAACTAAGATACAATAGTATACCCCAATATGTATTCAGTGACCATAAACCTGTCTATGCTATCTTTAGTACTCGCCTAGAGATTGTTGATGAGGTAATTAAATCCaaggttgaaaaagaaTTATATGATATTACAAAGCAGAAATTCTATGCCAATGATAAAAATGGCAGTGTTTTATCACCATCTTTCATAAATTCGTTGTATGCAGAGTCTAAGTACTCAACGACCAAGCAGGGATTGCCACCGCCATCAACTAAAGCATTAAGATGGTGGATTAATAACAGCGACAGTTCCAATACAGCTAAAGttaaaatcaacttctccGAACT